In Mesoplodon densirostris isolate mMesDen1 chromosome 5, mMesDen1 primary haplotype, whole genome shotgun sequence, a single window of DNA contains:
- the TIGIT gene encoding T-cell immunoreceptor with Ig and ITIM domains: MLWCLLLLWAQGLRQARLPASGAVTGRIVTTGNISAEEGGSVTLQCHLSSTTAKVTQVNWKQEDQVLAIHHASLGWHIDPAFTERMVPGPNLGLTLQSLTRNDTGEYICIYHTYPDGIYKGTLFLEVLQSSVAEHSAGFQIPLLGAMATVLAVIGTAVTVVVTLARKKSLRIRSAEGDLGRRPSEQEEWRPGVLSSPGSCVRADAGLCREQPGEDGAEPEPHDYFNILSYRSFASFSVPAEEG; encoded by the exons ATGCTGTGGTGTCTCCTACTGCTCTGGGCCCAGGGGCTGAGGCAGGCTCGCCTCCCTGCCTCAG GAGCTGTGACAGGCAGAATAGTAACAACGGGAAACATTTCTGCAGAGGAAGGTGGCTCTGTCACCTTACAGTGTCACCTCTCCTCCACTACTGCCAAAGTGACCCAGGTCAATTGGAAACAGGAGGACCAAGTTCTGGCCATTCATCATGCCAGCCTGGGGTGGCACATTGACCCAGCCTTCACGGAGCGAATGGTCCCAGGCCCCAACCTGGGCCTCACCCTCCAGTCACTGACCAGGAACGACACAGGAGAGTACATCTGCATCTATCACACCTACCCTGACGGGATTTACAAAGGGACACTCTTTCTGGAAGTCCTACAAAGCTCAG TGGCTGAGCACAGCGCTGGGTTCCAGATCCCATTGCTTGGAGCCATGGCCACAGTGCTGGCAGTCATCGGCACAGCAGTCACTGTGGTGGTCACACTGGCCAGAAAG aaATCTCTCAGAATCCGCTCTGCGGAAGGTGACCTCGGGAGGAGGCCGTCTGAACAGGAGGAGTGGAGGCCCGGCGTCCTGTCCTCCCCGGGCAGCTGCGTGCGGGCGGACGCCGGCCTCTGCAGGGAGCAGCCGGGAGAGGACGGCGCAGAACCCGAGCCGCACGACTACTTCAACATCCTGAGTTACAGAAGCTTCGCGAGCTTCAGCGTCCCCGCCGAGGAGGGCTAG